A part of Vulpes vulpes isolate BD-2025 chromosome 15, VulVul3, whole genome shotgun sequence genomic DNA contains:
- the SPMIP5 gene encoding sperm-associated microtubule inner protein 5: MESSKIFMRHLPITPGYSGFVPYLSCQQATSKDSMSHCLKIFQENTRRYKNQLEEFRCSVATAQKLKPVCSEETVLRALHQYLRQYHPLSLEHKYIKKPLQEPPIPGWAGYLPRAKVTELGCATRYSVMARNCYQDFLDLMEQSKRAHLKSYEIYADGSTQLPSAPSPKVLQREGLLPKYLDFSNPGGSCLAHRRPLTEDPRLLVTRGCRQTSNMSCNGKIYLEPLSSAKYAES; this comes from the exons ATGGAGTCTTCCAAGATCTTCATGAGACATCTGCCAATCACACCAGGCTACAGTG GCTTTGTGCCCTACCTTAGCTGCCAGCAAGCCACCAGCAAGGACAGTATGTCCCACTGTCTGAAAATCTTCCAGGAGAACACACGGCGATATAAAAACCAGCTGGAGGAATTTCGCTGCTCGGTGGCCACTGCCCAGAAGCTGAAGCCCGTCTGCTCGGAGGAGACCGTCCTGCGGGCGCTGCACCAGTACCTCCGGCAGTACCACCCCCTGAGTCTGG aacacaaatacataaagaaacCTCTCCAGGAGCCCCCGATCCCTGGCTGGGCTGGCTACCTCCCGAGAGCCAAGGTCACCGAATTAGGCTGCGCCACACGGTACTCTGTCATGGCCAGAAACTGCTACCAGGACTTCCTGGACCTCATGGAGCAGTCCAAGAGGGCACACCTGAAGTCATACGA aatataTGCAGATGGGTCCACACagcttccttctgccccttctccaaaAGTTTTGCAACGTGAAGGGCTGCTGCCCAAATATCTGGATTTTTCTAACCCAG GTGGTAGCTGTCTGGCCCATAGAAGACCCCTGACAGAGGACCCCAGACTTCTGGTGACACGTGGCTGTAGGCAGACGTCAAATATGTCATGCAACGGGAAGATTTATTTAGAGCCACTGTCCTCAGCAAAGTATGCAGAAAGCTGA